One genomic window of Streptomyces sp. WP-1 includes the following:
- a CDS encoding tellurite resistance TerB family protein, which yields MALWDRVKESASQMQNQLVAKKNDLKSGAFRDASMAMCALVAAADGTVDPSERQRVAQLIATNEVLQNFPADDLRRRFDENLNKLTTDFAFGKVSILQEIAKAKKKPAEARAVIQIGIVIGGADGDFDKTEQAVVREACFTLELPPHEFDL from the coding sequence ATGGCCCTGTGGGACCGCGTCAAGGAATCCGCGTCGCAGATGCAGAACCAGCTGGTGGCGAAGAAGAACGACCTGAAGAGCGGCGCCTTCCGGGACGCGAGCATGGCCATGTGCGCCCTCGTGGCCGCGGCGGACGGCACCGTCGACCCCTCCGAGCGCCAGCGCGTCGCTCAGCTCATCGCCACCAATGAGGTGCTCCAGAACTTCCCTGCGGACGACCTGCGCCGCCGCTTCGACGAGAACCTGAACAAGCTCACCACCGACTTCGCCTTCGGCAAGGTGAGCATCCTCCAGGAGATCGCCAAGGCCAAGAAGAAGCCCGCCGAGGCCCGCGCCGTGATCCAGATCGGCATCGTCATCGGCGGCGCCGACGGCGACTTCGACAAGACCGAACAGGCCGTCGTCCGCGAGGCCTGCTTCACCCTGGAACTGCCGCCGCACGAGTTCGACCTCTGA
- a CDS encoding pyrimidine reductase family protein produces MRRLFPVTDETPAQASDGGERGAAGADHEWSLAELAAAYAYPAERPWLRGNMVSSLDGAAQHDGRSQPLSSATDMRIFGTLRALADVVVVGAETVRQEGYRPARARAEFAAAREAAGQGPAPAIAVVTASLDLDFSLPLFTAPLVPTLILTGAAAAPEKVAAAEKAGARVVVAGEGMGVDPERAVRALAGLGHHRLLTEGGPRLLGQLIAAEVLDELCLTLSPTLTAGAAQRVAGGPSVAVPRRFELVSLLAEDGFLFGRYRRP; encoded by the coding sequence ATGCGACGCCTGTTCCCTGTGACCGACGAAACACCAGCCCAGGCCTCCGATGGGGGCGAAAGGGGCGCGGCGGGCGCCGACCACGAGTGGAGCCTCGCCGAGCTGGCCGCCGCCTACGCGTACCCGGCGGAGCGGCCCTGGCTGCGCGGCAACATGGTGTCCTCGCTCGACGGCGCCGCCCAGCACGACGGCCGCTCCCAGCCCCTCTCCAGCGCCACCGACATGCGGATCTTCGGCACCCTGCGGGCGCTCGCGGATGTCGTGGTCGTCGGTGCGGAAACGGTACGGCAGGAGGGGTACCGCCCGGCCCGCGCGCGGGCGGAGTTCGCCGCGGCGCGCGAGGCGGCCGGCCAGGGCCCCGCACCGGCGATCGCGGTCGTCACCGCGAGCCTGGACCTGGACTTCTCGCTGCCGCTGTTCACCGCGCCCCTGGTGCCCACGCTGATCCTGACCGGCGCCGCGGCCGCGCCCGAGAAGGTCGCCGCCGCCGAGAAGGCCGGCGCCCGGGTCGTCGTCGCCGGTGAGGGCATGGGCGTCGACCCCGAGCGCGCCGTACGCGCCCTCGCCGGGCTCGGCCACCACCGGCTGCTCACCGAGGGCGGGCCCCGGCTGCTCGGCCAGCTGATCGCCGCCGAGGTGCTGGACGAGCTGTGCCTGACCCTCTCGCCGACGCTCACCGCGGGGGCCGCGCAGCGCGTCGCCGGGGGGCCGTCGGTCGCCGTGCCGCGCCGATTCGAACTCGTGTCCCTCCTGGCGGAGGACGGATTTCTGTTCGGTCGCTACCGCAGGCCCTGA
- a CDS encoding ABC transporter permease has translation MNVLHLVHAFFGDGAHWHGYDGIPARLAEHVTYSLEALLIAAVIGLPVGLVTGHYGRGGNALALIATAGRALPSFGLLVLMVLWIGLGLVPVMIPLVVLAVPPILVTTYEAVATVDPSPVDAARGMGMSEGRVLFRVEVPVALPLILSGLRAAAVQIISTATIAAYVGLGGLGRYIIDGLYQRDYEKVVGGAALVAGLALVTLLLFWAAARVTVSRGVRRST, from the coding sequence GTGAACGTACTGCACCTCGTCCACGCCTTCTTCGGCGACGGCGCCCACTGGCACGGCTACGACGGCATACCGGCCCGGCTCGCCGAGCACGTCACCTACTCGCTGGAGGCGCTGCTGATCGCCGCCGTGATCGGGCTGCCCGTCGGCCTGGTCACCGGGCACTACGGCCGGGGCGGCAACGCGCTCGCGCTGATCGCCACCGCCGGGCGGGCGCTGCCCAGCTTCGGGCTGCTGGTGCTGATGGTCCTGTGGATCGGGCTCGGCCTGGTGCCGGTGATGATCCCGCTGGTGGTGCTCGCCGTACCGCCGATCCTGGTCACCACCTACGAGGCGGTGGCGACCGTCGACCCGTCCCCGGTGGACGCCGCCCGGGGCATGGGGATGTCCGAGGGGCGGGTGCTGTTCCGGGTCGAGGTGCCGGTCGCGCTGCCGCTGATCCTCTCCGGGCTGCGCGCGGCGGCCGTGCAGATCATCTCCACCGCCACCATCGCGGCGTACGTCGGTCTCGGCGGGCTCGGCCGGTACATCATCGACGGCCTCTACCAGCGGGACTACGAGAAGGTCGTGGGCGGCGCCGCCCTGGTCGCCGGGCTCGCCCTGGTGACCCTCCTGCTGTTCTGGGCGGCCGCCCGGGTCACCGTGTCCCGCGGTGTGCGCAGGAGCACCTGA
- a CDS encoding ABC transporter substrate-binding protein — protein MTSTSQISRSIRRNRGAAAAVALAMATALLAGCSAKSGGVVVGSNNFPESNLLADIYGEALKAKGIDVTYKPNIGSRETTYGLLKNGSVAVLPEYNGALLAYLDPKATPKSAEETTAAIKAKLASKLTLLDPSSAQDKDSLAVNAETARKYHLTTDSSAADLKAVAKDLVIGGSPEFQTRQQGLAGLKSVYGLDFKSFKALDAGGTLTQTALKKNDVQVADIFSTDPTIAKEKFVVLKDPQNLFGFQNIQPVVSRTALPKKGVAALNAVSAKLDTATLLNLDTQVQLQHKDPLDVAKAWLKSAGLD, from the coding sequence GTGACTTCAACAAGCCAGATCAGCAGGTCCATACGGAGGAACCGGGGCGCGGCGGCGGCGGTCGCGCTCGCGATGGCGACGGCCCTGCTCGCGGGCTGTTCCGCCAAGTCCGGCGGCGTGGTCGTCGGCTCCAACAACTTCCCCGAGAGCAACCTGCTCGCCGACATCTACGGCGAGGCGCTCAAGGCCAAGGGGATCGACGTCACGTACAAGCCGAACATCGGCAGCCGTGAGACCACCTACGGGCTGCTGAAGAACGGCTCCGTCGCCGTCCTGCCCGAGTACAACGGGGCGCTGCTGGCCTACCTCGACCCCAAGGCGACGCCGAAGAGCGCCGAGGAGACCACGGCGGCCATCAAGGCCAAGCTCGCCTCCAAGCTGACCCTGCTGGACCCCTCGTCGGCGCAGGACAAGGACAGCCTCGCGGTCAACGCCGAGACGGCGCGGAAGTACCACCTCACCACGGACTCCAGCGCCGCCGATCTGAAGGCCGTCGCCAAGGACCTGGTGATCGGGGGCTCGCCGGAGTTCCAGACCCGGCAGCAGGGCCTGGCGGGCCTGAAGTCCGTCTACGGCCTCGACTTCAAGTCCTTCAAGGCCCTGGACGCGGGCGGCACGCTCACCCAGACGGCGCTGAAGAAGAACGATGTCCAGGTCGCCGACATCTTCAGCACCGACCCCACCATCGCCAAGGAGAAGTTCGTCGTCCTCAAGGACCCCCAGAACCTCTTCGGCTTCCAGAACATCCAGCCCGTCGTCTCCAGGACGGCCCTCCCCAAGAAGGGCGTCGCCGCCCTGAACGCGGTCTCCGCCAAGCTCGACACCGCGACCCTGCTGAACCTGGACACCCAGGTCCAGCTCCAGCACAAGGACCCGCTGGACGTGGCGAAGGCGTGGCTGAAGTCGGCGGGGCTCGACTGA
- the msrB gene encoding peptide-methionine (R)-S-oxide reductase MsrB — MSYDIEKPDEQWRAELSPSEYAVLRQAGTEPAFTGEYTDTTAKGVYSCRACGAELFTSKTKFASHCGWPSFFDPKDTDAVELIEDRSHGMVRTEVRCARCGSHLGHVFAGEGYPTPTDQRYCINSISLRLAPEEG; from the coding sequence ATGTCGTACGACATCGAGAAGCCGGACGAGCAGTGGCGCGCGGAGCTGAGTCCGAGCGAGTACGCGGTGCTGCGCCAGGCCGGGACCGAGCCCGCCTTCACCGGTGAGTACACGGACACCACGGCCAAGGGCGTCTACTCCTGCCGTGCCTGCGGGGCCGAACTGTTCACCTCAAAGACCAAGTTCGCCTCGCACTGCGGCTGGCCGTCCTTCTTCGACCCGAAGGACACCGACGCCGTTGAGCTGATCGAGGACCGCTCCCACGGGATGGTCCGCACCGAGGTGCGCTGCGCCCGCTGCGGCTCCCACCTCGGGCATGTCTTCGCGGGGGAGGGGTATCCGACCCCCACCGACCAGCGGTACTGCATCAACTCGATCTCGCTGAGGCTGGCGCCCGAGGAGGGCTGA
- a CDS encoding ABC transporter ATP-binding protein gives MIRIDAVTKRYDDGTVAVDRLSLEIPDQAITVLVGPSGCGKTTTLRMINRMVEPTEGSILLDGADIRRQPVNSLRRSMGYVIQNAGLFQHRTILDNIATVPRLLGWSKQKARERAAELMERVGLDTSLAKRYPYQLSGGQQQRVGVARALAADPPVLLMDEPFSAVDPVVRKGLQDELLRIQDELGKTIVFVTHDIDEAIKLGTMVAVLREGGRLAQFAPPAEMLSAPADAFVEDFLGADRGIRRLSFFPSDALELATAPLVPLDADAARLATAADAPYLLVTDADGRPLGWAEPGAPLDRDRLLDHGRPFRAGTDSLRTALDGAVLSPTGWAVAVDGEGRAVGVVSQQAIGEAIRAAHGRAGAEVKAAS, from the coding sequence TTGATACGGATAGATGCAGTCACGAAGCGGTACGACGACGGCACGGTCGCGGTCGACCGGCTGTCGCTGGAGATACCGGACCAGGCGATCACCGTCCTCGTCGGGCCCTCCGGCTGCGGCAAGACGACGACCCTGCGGATGATCAACCGGATGGTGGAGCCCACCGAGGGCAGCATCCTCCTGGACGGCGCGGACATCCGGCGGCAGCCGGTGAACTCCCTGCGCCGCTCCATGGGTTACGTCATCCAGAACGCGGGGCTCTTCCAGCACCGCACCATCCTCGACAACATCGCCACCGTGCCCCGGCTGCTCGGCTGGAGCAAGCAGAAGGCGCGCGAGCGGGCCGCGGAGCTGATGGAGCGGGTCGGCCTCGACACCTCGCTGGCCAAGCGGTACCCGTACCAGCTCTCCGGCGGCCAGCAGCAGCGCGTCGGCGTGGCCCGCGCGCTCGCCGCCGATCCGCCGGTGCTGCTGATGGACGAGCCGTTCTCCGCCGTCGACCCCGTGGTCCGCAAGGGACTCCAGGACGAACTGCTGCGGATCCAGGACGAGTTGGGCAAGACGATCGTCTTCGTCACGCACGACATCGACGAGGCGATCAAGCTGGGCACCATGGTCGCCGTGCTGCGCGAGGGCGGCCGGCTGGCCCAGTTCGCCCCGCCGGCCGAGATGCTCAGCGCGCCCGCCGACGCCTTCGTGGAGGACTTCCTCGGCGCCGACCGGGGCATCCGGCGGCTGTCCTTCTTCCCCTCCGACGCACTGGAGCTCGCGACCGCGCCGCTCGTCCCGCTCGACGCGGACGCCGCACGGCTCGCCACCGCCGCCGACGCGCCCTACCTCCTGGTCACCGACGCCGACGGCCGGCCGCTCGGCTGGGCCGAGCCCGGCGCGCCCCTCGACCGGGACCGGCTCCTGGACCACGGGCGGCCGTTCAGGGCCGGCACCGACTCGCTGCGCACCGCCCTGGACGGGGCCGTGCTGTCGCCGACCGGCTGGGCGGTCGCGGTGGACGGCGAGGGGCGCGCCGTGGGCGTCGTGTCGCAGCAGGCCATCGGGGAGGCGATCCGCGCCGCGCACGGCCGGGCGGGGGCCGAGGTGAAGGCCGCCTCATGA
- a CDS encoding Tat pathway signal sequence domain protein has product MRTRTLIALAGTATATALALVSAGPASAAGSVLTKGSAGGTAVAVGDTLTAPLASGTSATFYSSSTGTSGVKCGTSQFTAKVTANPTAPGTATESLTGQTFSGCTSNVTGVLGVGSVTIDNLPYTAAASSSGTLTVSPLSGSVIQSTVKLNTLLGSVTCVYQGPSLAGKTANADNSITFTNQQFTKTSGSSLCFSTAYFSAKYAPVTDAGSSVYVN; this is encoded by the coding sequence ATGCGTACGCGTACCCTCATCGCTCTCGCCGGCACCGCCACCGCCACCGCGCTCGCCCTCGTGTCGGCCGGTCCGGCCTCCGCGGCCGGCTCGGTCCTCACCAAGGGCAGCGCCGGCGGCACCGCCGTCGCGGTCGGCGACACCCTCACCGCGCCGCTGGCGAGCGGCACCTCGGCCACCTTCTACTCCAGCTCGACCGGCACCAGCGGCGTGAAGTGCGGCACCTCCCAGTTCACCGCCAAGGTGACCGCCAACCCGACCGCGCCGGGCACCGCCACCGAGTCCCTCACCGGTCAGACCTTCAGCGGCTGCACCAGCAATGTCACCGGTGTCCTCGGTGTCGGCAGCGTGACCATCGACAACCTGCCCTACACGGCGGCGGCCTCCTCCAGCGGCACCCTCACGGTCTCGCCCCTGAGCGGCTCCGTCATCCAGTCCACGGTCAAGCTGAACACCCTGCTGGGCAGCGTCACCTGCGTCTACCAGGGCCCGAGCCTGGCCGGGAAGACGGCCAACGCCGACAACAGCATCACCTTCACCAACCAGCAGTTCACCAAGACCTCCGGGTCCTCGCTCTGCTTCTCCACCGCGTACTTCAGCGCCAAGTACGCCCCGGTGACGGACGCTGGGTCCTCGGTCTACGTCAACTGA
- a CDS encoding ABC transporter permease, with protein MNGFFDLPSDLQYTYLGLVGLHLREALIPVLAGLLVALPIAQLCARFRWVYPPVLGLTTVLYSIPSLAFFVVLIDYFGQSETTVMIPLAVYSLVVLVPGIVDGVRSVPQETLAAAEAMGFGPLRRYLQVQLPIAAPAIIAGLRVAVISSLSLVSVGMLIGNQGALGNMLYDANTYHRPALAVNSVLTTAVLGVLADALLVLVRRLLTPWMPRKGTAR; from the coding sequence ATGAACGGTTTCTTCGATCTGCCGAGCGACCTCCAGTACACCTACCTCGGCCTCGTCGGACTGCATCTGCGCGAGGCGCTGATCCCGGTCCTGGCCGGGCTGCTCGTCGCGCTGCCCATCGCCCAGCTGTGCGCACGCTTCCGCTGGGTCTACCCGCCCGTGCTCGGCCTCACCACCGTGCTCTACTCCATCCCCTCGCTCGCCTTCTTCGTCGTCCTCATCGACTACTTCGGGCAGAGCGAGACCACGGTGATGATCCCGCTCGCGGTCTACAGCCTGGTGGTGCTGGTCCCCGGCATCGTGGACGGCGTCCGCTCGGTGCCCCAGGAGACACTGGCCGCCGCCGAGGCGATGGGCTTCGGCCCGCTGCGCCGCTATCTCCAGGTCCAACTCCCCATCGCCGCACCGGCGATCATCGCCGGGCTGCGGGTGGCGGTCATCTCCAGCCTGTCCCTGGTCAGCGTCGGCATGCTCATCGGCAACCAGGGCGCCCTGGGCAACATGCTCTACGACGCCAACACCTACCACCGGCCCGCCCTCGCCGTTAACTCGGTACTGACCACGGCGGTGCTGGGCGTCCTGGCCGATGCCCTGCTGGTCCTCGTGCGCCGACTGCTGACCCCCTGGATGCCGAGGAAGGGCACCGCCCGGTGA
- the murC gene encoding UDP-N-acetylmuramate--L-alanine ligase produces the protein MAPGLPAAMDRPHFIGIGGAGMSGIAKILAQRGAEVAGSDAKDSATARALRELGVTVHLGHAAGHLADDASCVVVSSAIRADNPELARAAELGIPVVHRSDALAALMDGLRPIAVAGTHGKTTTTSMLAVSLGELGLKPSYAIGGDLDAPGSNALHGAGDIFVAEADESDRSFHKYAPEVAIVLNVELDHHANYASMDEIYESFETFAGRIVPGGTLVISADHEGARELTRRLAGSVRTVTYGEAADADVRVTSIVPQGLKSLVTAVIDGAELTFAVSVPGRHYALNAVAALAAGAALGIPAAELAPAIAAYTGVKRRLQLKGEAAGVQVIDSYAHHPTEMTADLEAMRAAAGDARILVVFQPHLFSRTQELGKEMGQALALADASVVLDIYPAREDPIPGITSELVIDSARAANAEVTAVHDKTEIPAVIAGMAGPGDLVLTMGAGDVTDLGPLILDRLSQQ, from the coding sequence ATGGCACCCGGCCTTCCTGCCGCCATGGACCGACCGCACTTCATCGGCATCGGCGGCGCCGGGATGTCGGGGATCGCGAAGATCCTCGCGCAGCGCGGGGCCGAGGTCGCCGGCAGCGACGCCAAGGACTCGGCGACCGCGCGGGCGCTGCGGGAGCTGGGGGTCACCGTGCACCTCGGGCACGCGGCCGGGCACCTCGCCGACGACGCCAGCTGTGTCGTCGTCTCCTCGGCGATCCGCGCGGACAACCCGGAGCTGGCCCGCGCCGCCGAACTGGGCATCCCGGTCGTGCACCGCTCGGACGCGCTGGCCGCGCTGATGGACGGGCTGCGCCCGATCGCCGTGGCCGGCACGCACGGCAAGACGACCACCACCTCGATGCTGGCCGTCTCGCTCGGCGAGCTGGGCCTGAAGCCGTCGTACGCCATCGGCGGCGACCTGGACGCGCCCGGCTCCAACGCGCTGCACGGCGCGGGCGACATCTTCGTGGCCGAGGCGGACGAATCGGACCGCAGCTTCCACAAGTACGCCCCCGAGGTCGCCATCGTCCTCAACGTCGAGCTGGACCACCACGCCAACTACGCCTCGATGGACGAGATCTACGAGTCCTTCGAGACCTTCGCCGGGAGGATCGTGCCCGGCGGCACCCTGGTGATCTCCGCCGACCACGAGGGCGCCCGCGAGCTGACCCGGCGCCTGGCCGGATCGGTGCGGACGGTGACGTACGGCGAGGCCGCGGACGCCGACGTCCGGGTCACCTCGATCGTCCCGCAGGGCCTGAAGAGCCTGGTCACCGCCGTGATCGACGGTGCGGAACTGACCTTCGCGGTCTCCGTGCCCGGCCGGCACTACGCGCTCAACGCCGTCGCCGCGCTGGCCGCCGGTGCCGCGCTCGGCATCCCGGCCGCCGAGCTGGCGCCCGCCATCGCCGCCTACACCGGGGTCAAGCGGCGCCTCCAGCTCAAGGGCGAGGCCGCCGGGGTGCAGGTGATCGACTCCTACGCCCACCACCCCACCGAGATGACCGCGGACCTGGAGGCCATGCGGGCCGCCGCCGGGGACGCCCGGATCCTCGTCGTCTTCCAGCCGCACCTGTTCTCCCGCACCCAGGAACTGGGCAAGGAGATGGGCCAGGCCCTCGCGCTCGCCGACGCCTCGGTGGTCCTGGACATCTACCCGGCCCGCGAGGACCCGATCCCGGGCATCACCAGCGAGTTGGTCATCGACTCCGCGCGGGCCGCGAACGCCGAGGTCACCGCGGTGCACGACAAGACGGAGATCCCGGCCGTGATCGCGGGAATGGCCGGGCCCGGTGATCTCGTTCTCACCATGGGCGCGGGCGATGTGACCGACCTGGGCCCGCTGATCCTGGACCGCCTGTCGCAGCAGTAA
- a CDS encoding indole-3-glycerol phosphate synthase, protein MFTSVLMIEKAMTSADVEFVTTLHGDEPVAFHVLLQPRGDQADRLLRAIDDIALGELDEAVREHETPEGEDARSVGRQALDVSVAALRASGSAADGRLVEDHPLDALKAMVAEVGADEVIVLTDPHYVEEFFHRDWASRARHRVGVPVLKLFSHSKA, encoded by the coding sequence GTGTTCACGAGCGTACTGATGATCGAGAAGGCAATGACGTCCGCGGACGTCGAGTTCGTCACCACCTTGCACGGCGACGAGCCGGTCGCCTTCCATGTGCTCCTCCAGCCGCGCGGCGACCAGGCGGACCGCCTGCTGCGGGCCATCGACGACATCGCGCTCGGCGAACTGGACGAGGCGGTGCGCGAGCACGAGACCCCGGAGGGGGAGGACGCGCGCAGCGTCGGCCGGCAGGCCCTGGACGTCTCCGTCGCCGCCTTGCGGGCCTCCGGCAGCGCGGCCGACGGGCGGCTGGTCGAGGACCATCCGCTGGACGCCCTGAAGGCGATGGTGGCGGAGGTGGGCGCGGACGAGGTGATCGTGCTCACCGACCCGCACTACGTGGAGGAGTTCTTCCACCGGGACTGGGCCTCGCGGGCCCGGCACAGGGTCGGGGTGCCGGTGCTGAAGCTGTTTTCGCACAGCAAGGCGTAG
- a CDS encoding DUF6230 family protein translates to MASSPDLSSTGNTPENPESGSPSEAPSSTAAPATGRRGRVRARRAAVMAVPATLVAAGLAVLTAQGALGVQFAISGMPFTVTASQLDGTGFEQFGGLDNMADGSPNAGDTGGQELIVTSAIKKATLTKLCQSVDLGGTNLLITAGSGATKVSASDLTTDSTAMSGDASFNHIEIGNDASTLTEANAKGPIGVFSQQADSVHIDHLRQTNYATTAGVFKLPGLKLRFSDSGC, encoded by the coding sequence ATGGCCTCGTCCCCGGACCTCTCGTCCACCGGCAACACCCCCGAGAACCCGGAAAGCGGTTCACCGTCCGAAGCACCGAGCAGCACCGCGGCCCCCGCGACCGGGAGACGGGGCCGCGTCCGGGCCCGTCGCGCCGCGGTGATGGCGGTGCCCGCCACCCTCGTCGCCGCCGGCCTCGCGGTCCTCACCGCGCAGGGCGCGCTGGGCGTGCAGTTCGCCATCTCCGGCATGCCGTTCACGGTCACCGCGAGCCAGCTGGACGGCACCGGATTCGAACAGTTCGGCGGCCTGGACAACATGGCCGACGGCAGCCCCAACGCCGGTGACACCGGCGGCCAGGAGCTCATCGTCACCTCGGCGATCAAGAAGGCGACCCTCACCAAGCTGTGCCAGAGCGTCGACCTCGGCGGCACCAACCTGCTGATCACCGCGGGCAGCGGCGCCACCAAGGTCAGCGCGTCCGACCTGACCACCGACTCCACCGCGATGTCGGGTGACGCGTCGTTCAACCACATCGAGATCGGCAACGACGCGAGCACGCTGACCGAGGCCAACGCGAAGGGCCCGATCGGCGTCTTCAGCCAGCAGGCCGACAGCGTGCACATCGACCACCTGCGGCAGACCAACTACGCGACCACGGCAGGAGTGTTCAAGCTGCCGGGTCTCAAGCTGCGCTTCAGCGACTCAGGTTGCTGA
- the zapE gene encoding cell division protein ZapE: protein MSSSTTAPGSSALTEAGPLSLCEREPHVPAERLVAEMVPPPRFDSVRFSTYIPDPNQPSQTEAVTVLEGFAAGLGGAHASGAGRRGFLGFGRSKAPKAPAGPRGVYLDGGYGVGKTHLLASLWHATPAEPSRKAFGTFVELTNLVGALGFQQTVRTLSEHRLLCIDEFELDDPGDTVLVSTLLGKLVEAGVALAATSNTLPGKLGEGRFAAADFLREIQGLSAHFRALRIDGEDYRHRGLPEAPAPFTDEQVTRAAYATEGASLDDFPHLLDHLAKVHPSRYGALTDGLKAVCLTDVRPVPDQSTALRLVVLADRLYDREVPVLASGLPFDQLFSEEMLNGGYRKKYFRAISRLTALARDAKGLVRP from the coding sequence GTGTCGTCCTCCACCACCGCCCCCGGATCCAGCGCCCTGACCGAAGCGGGCCCCCTCTCCCTCTGCGAGCGCGAGCCGCACGTCCCCGCGGAGCGCCTGGTCGCCGAGATGGTGCCGCCACCGCGCTTCGACTCGGTGCGCTTCTCGACGTACATACCGGACCCGAACCAGCCGAGCCAGACCGAGGCCGTCACGGTCCTTGAGGGCTTCGCGGCCGGGCTCGGCGGGGCGCACGCCTCCGGCGCGGGCCGGCGCGGCTTCCTCGGCTTCGGCCGGTCCAAGGCGCCCAAGGCCCCGGCGGGCCCCCGCGGTGTCTACCTCGACGGCGGCTACGGCGTCGGCAAGACCCATCTGCTCGCCTCCCTGTGGCACGCCACCCCCGCCGAGCCCTCCCGCAAGGCGTTCGGCACCTTCGTGGAGCTGACCAACCTGGTCGGCGCCCTCGGCTTCCAGCAGACCGTGCGCACCCTGTCCGAACACCGGCTGCTGTGCATCGACGAGTTCGAGCTGGACGACCCGGGCGACACGGTGCTCGTCTCCACGCTGCTCGGCAAGCTGGTCGAGGCCGGTGTCGCGCTCGCCGCCACCTCCAACACGCTGCCCGGCAAGCTGGGCGAGGGCCGGTTCGCGGCCGCCGACTTCCTGCGTGAGATCCAGGGCCTGTCCGCCCACTTCCGCGCCCTGCGCATCGACGGCGAGGACTACCGCCACCGGGGCCTGCCCGAGGCGCCGGCGCCGTTCACCGACGAGCAGGTGACCAGGGCGGCGTACGCCACCGAGGGCGCCTCCCTCGACGACTTCCCGCATCTGCTGGACCACCTGGCCAAGGTGCACCCGAGCCGGTACGGGGCGCTGACCGACGGCCTGAAGGCGGTCTGCCTCACCGATGTGCGCCCGGTGCCGGACCAGTCGACGGCGCTGCGCCTGGTGGTGCTCGCGGACCGGCTCTACGACCGCGAGGTCCCGGTGCTGGCGTCCGGACTGCCGTTCGACCAGCTGTTCAGCGAGGAGATGCTGAACGGCGGCTACCGCAAGAAGTACTTCCGTGCGATCTCCCGTCTCACGGCGCTCGCCCGGGACGCGAAGGGGCTTGTCCGTCCCTGA
- a CDS encoding DUF6114 domain-containing protein yields MADRSRPGAGRSFRSWRARRPFWGGLLLALGGGEILLTEKASLKVVMHIGMQGLAGYLLPGLMALLGLLILFNPAQRLFYSIVGVLVSLGTWVTSNLGGFFIGLLLGVAGSCLAFGWLPDQEPRVGRRGRRRARALAEEAGTSAV; encoded by the coding sequence GTGGCCGACCGTTCCCGGCCGGGTGCCGGGCGCTCCTTCCGGTCCTGGCGGGCCCGCCGGCCGTTCTGGGGCGGGCTGCTGCTCGCCCTGGGCGGCGGCGAGATCCTGCTGACCGAGAAGGCGTCGCTGAAGGTCGTGATGCACATCGGCATGCAGGGGCTGGCCGGTTATCTGCTGCCGGGCCTGATGGCGCTGCTGGGTCTGCTGATCCTCTTCAACCCCGCGCAGCGGCTCTTCTACTCCATCGTCGGGGTGCTGGTGTCGCTGGGCACCTGGGTCACGTCCAATCTGGGCGGCTTCTTCATCGGCCTGCTGCTCGGTGTCGCCGGCAGCTGCCTCGCCTTCGGCTGGCTGCCCGACCAGGAGCCCCGGGTGGGCCGCCGCGGGCGCCGCCGGGCACGGGCCCTCGCCGAGGAGGCCGGGACGAGCGCGGTATGA
- a CDS encoding ScbR family autoregulator-binding transcription factor: MARQLRAEQTRATIITAAADLFDQHGYESTSLSDIVAHAKVTKGALYFHFAAKEDLAHAILELENRAARRLVADLDGRGYSSLEGLMRTTFGIARLAVDDPVPRAGLRLATADVKVRPPLRHPYTEWLEFAGRKFTGAVREADVHGDLDVSAAAHSLVCFFFGTRVAGRFEPVGRLPRRVAEMWHLMIRGLVPVHRRPRYVTLATQLEREIRTA; encoded by the coding sequence ATGGCGAGGCAGTTACGCGCCGAACAGACCCGGGCCACGATCATCACGGCCGCCGCCGATCTGTTCGACCAACACGGCTACGAATCCACCAGTCTGAGCGACATCGTCGCACACGCGAAGGTCACCAAGGGTGCCCTCTACTTCCACTTCGCCGCCAAGGAGGACCTGGCGCACGCGATCCTGGAGCTGGAGAACCGCGCGGCCCGCCGTCTGGTGGCCGATCTCGACGGCCGCGGCTACTCCTCCCTGGAGGGCCTGATGCGCACCACCTTCGGGATCGCCCGGCTCGCCGTGGACGACCCGGTGCCGCGCGCCGGACTGCGCCTCGCCACCGCCGACGTGAAGGTACGGCCGCCACTGCGCCACCCCTACACCGAGTGGCTGGAGTTCGCCGGCCGCAAGTTCACCGGGGCCGTGCGCGAGGCCGATGTGCACGGGGACCTGGACGTCTCGGCCGCCGCCCACTCGCTCGTCTGCTTCTTCTTCGGCACCCGCGTCGCCGGCCGCTTCGAACCCGTGGGACGCCTGCCGCGCCGGGTCGCCGAGATGTGGCACCTGATGATCCGCGGCCTGGTCCCGGTGCACCGCCGCCCCCGCTACGTCACCCTCGCCACGCAGCTGGAGCGGGAGATCAGAACCGCGTGA